The Methanosarcina barkeri str. Wiesmoor DNA segment TATATAGCCTATCCAGAGGGTTATCCCGCTTCCAATGGAAAAAGCTTCAAAGGATTGGGTTTCGATCAGAGAGGGGTATCCGGCTTCCATTAATCTCTTACTGGCAGCTTCTGCCTGGCGTAAAGGTACATGAGCAGGAAGATTCGAGGCGTGAGAACTTCCCTTGATGTCTTCCTTTTCTTTTAAAAAATGAAATTCTCGCAGCCTGCAAGGTTTAAAATAAGCTGAAACTTTTCCTCCTCCTTTAGGGTAGTAACCGTGTTCTTTTAGGGTTATGCTGCCTGAATATCCAAGTTGCTCCAGAGCCCTGAAAGTTACATGCTGCAGGTAGTCTATTGTCGGAGACCAGGCCACGTCAGTTCCTCCTTTTATAGTGAGCTCGACCTTCTCTTTCGCAAACGGCAGTGCAGGCATAATGCACTGGAGGAGTAGGGTTATGCTTCCTGCAGTCCCGATATCAATATCATACTTACCCCCCTCTATTTCCACTGGAACAAAAGAAATTTCAGTAGAGCCTGGAAAAAGTCCCGAAATCTGAGCCCTACAGATCCTGGCTGCAGTTTCCAGTGCTTTTAAATGTTGCTGTTTC contains these protein-coding regions:
- the rtcA gene encoding RNA 3'-terminal phosphate cyclase; translation: MLEIDGSYGEGGGQLVRTAVALSAVTGQGIRITNIRKNRPSPGLKQQHLKALETAARICRAQISGLFPGSTEISFVPVEIEGGKYDIDIGTAGSITLLLQCIMPALPFAKEKVELTIKGGTDVAWSPTIDYLQHVTFRALEQLGYSGSITLKEHGYYPKGGGKVSAYFKPCRLREFHFLKEKEDIKGSSHASNLPAHVPLRQAEAASKRLMEAGYPSLIETQSFEAFSIGSGITLWIGYIGGSALGERGLPAEKVGKNAADEIIPELRSGASVDTHLADQLIPYMALAGNSSYTVRELSLHTTTNIWVTEQFLDVKFRIEKKEGLFEVSVS